In a genomic window of Candidatus Thermoplasmatota archaeon:
- a CDS encoding CBS domain-containing protein, translated as MKVKEVMTENPIVAELPGTRTEVLKKLVKNNVTGLPVVRGEDGTLAGFVTRQDIFAKPDEEQLALVMRRDAPTIGPNASVKDAARIMVDNSISHLPVVEKNKLVGILTPTDLLIVVEKDNPQIAVEEIVRSPCIPIYLAAPLSVALATFRAARVTALPVLDDDAKLVGILTDRDMFNQTIVDSSVVMSDLGISDDEDNWTWEGLRNVMKLWYEVSRVDLPKLTVKDIMIKNPMTVFRKTLVGDAARIMRKHDFGQLPVRDSKDNLVAMIYDIDVVSTLTK; from the coding sequence TCAAAGAGGTAATGACTGAGAATCCGATCGTAGCCGAGCTCCCTGGGACTCGGACCGAGGTTCTCAAGAAGCTCGTCAAGAACAACGTCACGGGCCTTCCCGTCGTCAGGGGTGAGGATGGCACGCTCGCGGGCTTCGTCACGAGGCAGGATATCTTCGCCAAGCCGGACGAGGAGCAGCTCGCCCTCGTCATGAGGCGTGACGCGCCGACGATAGGCCCCAATGCCAGCGTCAAGGATGCTGCTCGGATCATGGTAGATAACTCTATCAGCCACCTGCCAGTTGTCGAGAAAAACAAACTGGTGGGGATTCTTACTCCAACCGACCTGTTGATAGTGGTCGAGAAGGACAATCCACAGATCGCAGTCGAAGAGATCGTCAGGTCTCCGTGCATTCCGATATATCTCGCAGCGCCTCTCTCAGTCGCGCTCGCGACCTTCAGAGCGGCCAGGGTCACCGCTCTCCCGGTCTTGGACGACGACGCGAAGCTAGTCGGCATCCTAACGGACAGGGACATGTTCAACCAGACCATCGTGGATAGCTCCGTTGTCATGAGCGATCTGGGCATAAGCGACGATGAGGACAACTGGACATGGGAAGGACTCAGGAACGTCATGAAGCTCTGGTACGAGGTCTCAAGAGTCGACCTCCCGAAGCTAACGGTCAAGGACATCATGATAAAGAATCCTATGACTGTCTTCCGAAAGACGCTGGTCGGGGACGCTGCGAGGATAATGCGCAAGCACGATTTCGGGCAGTTGCCCGTCAGAGACTCAAAGGACAACCTCGTGGCGATGATTTATGACATAGACGTGGTATCCACGCTCACAAAGTGA
- the glyS gene encoding glycine--tRNA ligase yields MDPQELLSLCKRRGFLWPAYDIYGAVAGLYDYGPLGAALKTNIENHWRKLYVLGEGFQEISCPIVAPEPVFKASGHLDAFSDMYVECLKCGETYRADHVAAGMHENAASLNEEQLSKLLKDKNARCLECKGELTSPRRFNLMFKTSIGAGKGKTAYLRPETAQGMFVNFSQVYRYGREKLPVGVVQVGRAFRNEISPRQGVIRLREFSQMEAELFVHPDDKHWPRFKNVKDREIPLVPNDGAARTMTLDEAVKTKVIANQVLAYFMWLTYKFALDVGLDPARVRFRQHLKTEMAHYASDCWDLEADIGYGWTELVGVADRGSYDVQAHINHSGADLTAFERFDEPKEIEEEVVKPNFGALGPAFKGKAKQVAEALTKLPVASVKGKDKVVVEVSGEKVTVPGSCYEISLRKEKVSGRKLIPHVIEPSYGVDRILFAVLDHSYAIKDDYVTLRLRGLVAPIKAGVFPLMPRDDLDTIALEIHESLAKAGYPSYYDDSGSIGRRYARMDEVGTPCCITVDYDTKTDGCVTIRERDTANQIRVRKEEVPKAVEMIVGGTSLESLTKKK; encoded by the coding sequence ATGGATCCGCAGGAGCTGCTCTCCCTCTGCAAGCGGAGGGGTTTCCTATGGCCGGCGTACGACATCTATGGGGCCGTAGCCGGACTCTATGACTACGGTCCTTTGGGCGCCGCGCTCAAGACGAACATCGAGAACCACTGGAGAAAGCTGTACGTCCTGGGCGAGGGCTTCCAAGAGATTTCCTGCCCGATCGTGGCTCCCGAACCGGTCTTCAAGGCTTCTGGTCACCTGGATGCGTTCTCGGACATGTATGTCGAGTGCCTCAAATGCGGGGAGACCTACAGGGCGGACCATGTTGCTGCTGGCATGCACGAAAACGCCGCTTCCTTGAACGAGGAGCAGCTGAGCAAGTTGCTCAAGGATAAGAATGCCAGGTGCCTCGAATGCAAGGGCGAGCTGACCTCCCCTAGGCGATTCAACCTCATGTTCAAGACATCTATCGGAGCTGGCAAGGGCAAGACAGCCTACCTCAGGCCCGAGACCGCTCAGGGGATGTTCGTCAACTTCTCGCAGGTGTATAGATACGGCCGTGAGAAGCTCCCTGTGGGCGTCGTCCAGGTGGGCAGGGCTTTCCGGAACGAGATATCGCCCAGGCAGGGAGTCATCAGACTGAGGGAGTTCTCGCAGATGGAGGCCGAACTGTTCGTACACCCCGATGACAAGCATTGGCCCAGATTCAAGAATGTCAAGGACCGGGAGATCCCACTGGTCCCGAACGATGGTGCGGCTAGGACGATGACTCTCGACGAGGCGGTAAAGACCAAGGTCATAGCCAATCAGGTGCTCGCGTACTTCATGTGGCTCACGTACAAGTTCGCACTTGACGTCGGCCTGGACCCTGCGAGAGTGAGGTTCAGACAGCATCTGAAGACAGAGATGGCTCACTACGCTTCGGACTGCTGGGACCTGGAGGCGGACATAGGTTATGGGTGGACCGAACTCGTAGGCGTCGCTGACAGGGGGAGCTACGACGTCCAGGCACACATAAACCATTCGGGAGCCGACCTAACGGCATTCGAGAGGTTCGATGAGCCCAAGGAGATTGAGGAGGAGGTCGTCAAGCCCAACTTCGGCGCGCTTGGCCCAGCATTCAAGGGAAAGGCGAAACAGGTGGCCGAGGCTCTTACGAAGCTCCCAGTTGCCTCAGTGAAAGGAAAAGACAAGGTGGTCGTCGAAGTGAGCGGAGAGAAGGTGACCGTGCCTGGATCATGCTATGAGATCTCCTTGAGAAAGGAGAAGGTTTCCGGGAGGAAGCTCATCCCTCATGTCATCGAACCCTCATACGGAGTCGACAGGATACTGTTCGCAGTCCTCGATCATTCATACGCCATCAAGGACGACTATGTCACCCTCAGGCTCAGAGGCCTCGTCGCCCCTATCAAGGCGGGAGTGTTTCCGCTGATGCCGAGGGATGACCTCGACACCATCGCGCTCGAGATTCACGAGTCTTTGGCAAAAGCTGGGTATCCATCCTACTACGACGATTCGGGATCGATAGGCAGGAGATACGCCCGCATGGACGAGGTGGGCACGCCGTGCTGCATAACGGTGGACTACGACACCAAGACCGACGGCTGTGTTACGATCAGGGAGAGAGATACCGCGAACCAGATCAGGGTCAGGAAGGAGGAAGTCCCGAAGGCGGTCGAGATGATCGTCGGCGGCACCTCGCTGGAGTCCTTGACTAAGAAGAAATGA